In the Topomyia yanbarensis strain Yona2022 chromosome 3, ASM3024719v1, whole genome shotgun sequence genome, one interval contains:
- the LOC131694115 gene encoding protein argonaute-2-like, which translates to MLKLAISLILLAVIASQAAPQERWRTRLSRVNGPQMEWNLARVAAARERQEQEARREQAPQAGQQQQTGGGESAVDRQLQQQRRRLEAEVEEGRLAAAELGLEEGEGEQQQQQQVQDGGEEERQVEGGGGGGEGGQDQQENNNEGEDEQEDEEEDEVGLIGEGGAEQGGRREEYRPKTHIQVIERPGRRGGEQRDQQGQQGGEQQSQQGQEQRGQPEQNAQRTEEQGNQREAQQGQQGTEQRGQQGATQPNQQGGEQREQNGQRTNEQGSQREGNQTDQREQSGQQAEGQAAQPESELGNQQKVTEASQQGGGENRGEEQANEREAGQTGQRGEEQQAKGKIILPNYEFAYGVYDPVTGDHKDQWEKRVGDHVKGVYSLDEPNGKRRVVKYEGDKTRGIEATVTHIVQKKKGSRREQLNGIAHSFSAVKKIDP; encoded by the exons ATGCTTAAG CTTGCTATATCGTTAATCCTACTGGCGGTAATCGCTAGTCAGGCTGCCCCCCAGGAACGCTGGCGAACTCGTTTGAGCCGCGTCAATGGACCTCAGATGGAGTGGAATCTTGCTCGGGTAGCGGCAGCTCGTGAACGGCAGGAACAGGAAGCACGCCGTGAACAAGCACCGCAAGCTGGACAGCAACAACAGACCGGGGGTGGAGAAAGCGCTGTGGATAGGCAGCTGCAACAGCAGCGCCGTCGCTTGGAAGCTGAAGTTGAAGAGGGTAGGCTGGCTGCAGCGGAGTTGGGGTTAGAGGAGGGTGAAGGcgagcagcagcaacaacaacaagtaCAAGATGGGGGAGAAGAAGAGCGGCAAGTTgagggtggtggtggtggtggtgaagGGGGTCAAGATCAACAGGAGAACAATAATGAGGGGGAAGATGAGCAGGAGGATGAAGAAGAAGATGAAGTGGGTTTAATCGGAGAAGGAGGTGCAGAACAGGGCGGTCGGCGAGAAGAATATAGACCGAAAACTCATATACAAGTGATTGAACGTCCAGGCAGACGAGGTGGTGAGCAACGAGATCAGCAAGGTCAGCAAGGTGGTGAACAGCAAAGTCAGCAAGGACAAGAACAGCGAGGCCAACCAGAACAAAATGCTCAACGAACCGAAGAACAAGGAAATCAGCGTGAAGCGCAGCAAGGTCAGCAAGGTACTGAACAGCGAGGTCAGCAAGGTGCAACACAGCCTAATCAGCAAGGTGGTGAACAACGAGAACAAAACGGACAACGAACCAATGAGCAAGGAAGTCAGCGTGAAGGAAATCAAACTGATCAGCGTGAACAAAGTGGACAGCAAGCAGAAGGTCAAGCAGCTCAGCCTGAAAGCGAGTTAGGCAATCAGCAAAAAGTGACAGAAGCTAGTCAACAAGGCGGAGGCGAGAATCGTGGAGAAGAACAAGCCAATGAGAGAGAAGCCGGCCAGACCGGTCAACGTGGAGAAGAGCAACAGGCTAAAGGTAAGATTATTCTGCCCAATTACGAATTCGCGTACGGAGTTTACGACCCGGTGACTGGGGATCACAAGGATCAATGGGAAAAACGCGTCGGTGATCATGTCAAAGGTGTGTACTCTTTAGACGAGCCCAATGGAAAACGACGGGTTGTGAAATACGAGGGTGATAAAACGCGTGGAATCGAAGCCACCGTCACTCATATAGTACAGAAGAAAAAAGGATCACGCAGGGAACAGTTGAATGGCATTGCCCACAGTTTTAGTGCAGTTAAGAAAATCGACCCATGA